The proteins below come from a single Dinghuibacter silviterrae genomic window:
- a CDS encoding glycosyltransferase → MQPNRKIRLALICPQKDAYSETFIRFHRTRIDAEVFLLYEGLLPRRSEEGPLLASSLPARAFRKIFSLLFPRLLNIHERKLVKFLKARKVDVVLAEFGMTGASLMGVAKKTGLPLFVHFHGLDAYKFDILRDYGARYREMFGLATRIFVVSEHMRRQLLTLGCDPERLVLNHYGPGEFFFDVVNRYRPGCFVSVGRFVEKKAPSLTIEAFGKIRERFPDAILTMVGDGPLLEQCRGRVRELQMEDHVVFAGVLSPAALLPLFEEAIAFVQHSRVAPDGDSEGTPVAVLEAGAGGLPVVATRHAGIPDVVIDGLTGFLVEEGDVEAMAIAMGALADDPSLARQMGTAARKRIREHFTLERHIQEINKYITLR, encoded by the coding sequence ATGCAACCCAACAGGAAAATAAGGCTGGCTCTGATATGTCCTCAAAAGGACGCTTATTCCGAGACTTTTATCCGTTTTCATAGAACGAGGATAGACGCAGAGGTATTCCTTCTTTACGAGGGACTTTTGCCAAGGCGTTCAGAAGAAGGCCCCCTCCTTGCTTCCTCATTGCCCGCCAGGGCTTTCCGAAAGATTTTTAGCCTTCTGTTTCCCCGTCTTTTAAACATTCATGAGCGAAAGCTGGTCAAATTTCTTAAAGCCCGCAAGGTCGACGTGGTACTGGCTGAATTTGGCATGACGGGGGCCAGTTTGATGGGGGTTGCGAAAAAGACGGGTTTGCCCCTTTTCGTTCATTTTCATGGTTTGGATGCCTATAAATTCGATATTCTGAGGGACTATGGAGCGCGATACCGGGAAATGTTCGGCCTGGCAACCAGGATCTTTGTCGTTTCGGAACACATGCGCCGGCAGTTGCTGACGTTGGGCTGCGATCCAGAGCGATTGGTACTTAATCATTACGGCCCGGGAGAATTCTTTTTTGACGTTGTCAACAGGTATAGGCCGGGGTGCTTTGTGTCGGTGGGGCGGTTTGTAGAGAAAAAAGCCCCGTCCCTTACGATCGAGGCATTTGGCAAAATACGGGAACGGTTTCCTGATGCCATCCTTACGATGGTGGGAGACGGCCCCCTGCTGGAACAATGCAGGGGCCGGGTGCGGGAATTACAGATGGAGGACCATGTCGTTTTCGCCGGGGTGTTATCCCCAGCGGCGTTGCTGCCCTTGTTCGAGGAAGCCATCGCCTTTGTACAGCATTCCCGGGTTGCACCCGACGGGGATTCGGAAGGAACCCCCGTCGCCGTCCTGGAGGCCGGGGCCGGTGGTCTTCCCGTGGTGGCGACCAGACACGCGGGCATACCGGATGTGGTCATAGACGGGCTAACCGGCTTTCTTGTGGAAGAAGGTGACGTGGAGGCGATGGCCATCGCCATGGGCGCACTGGCGGACGACCCGTCGCTCGCAAGGCAAATGGGCACCGCCGCCCGTAAACGGATCAGGGAACATTTTACCCTGGAACGACATATTCAAGAGATCAACAAATATATAACCTTGCGATAA
- a CDS encoding class I SAM-dependent methyltransferase: MGAFTDLHWSVGSLDKYIVRKSILDALRKTLPELKGDLLDVGCGRMPYKELILGQVRTYTGLDIATAIDYGGPPPDVTWDGIRMPFPDASFDSVMATEVFEHCPDPGLVMAEIYRVLRPGGILFFTVPFLWPLHEIPHDEYRYTPFALERLLTAEGFSSLRLSAMGGWDASLAQMMGLWARRRGLRRPIRVLISFLFLPVMRLLLRLDRPPQTFDDGYMITGIAGTALR; the protein is encoded by the coding sequence ATGGGTGCGTTTACAGACCTGCATTGGAGCGTTGGCTCGTTGGACAAGTATATTGTGCGGAAGTCCATCCTGGACGCACTCCGGAAGACCCTCCCGGAACTAAAGGGAGATCTTCTCGACGTAGGATGCGGCAGAATGCCCTATAAGGAGCTGATCCTCGGCCAGGTTCGCACGTATACGGGTTTGGATATAGCAACGGCCATCGACTACGGAGGACCACCGCCCGACGTCACCTGGGACGGCATCCGCATGCCGTTCCCCGATGCTTCCTTCGACAGTGTCATGGCCACGGAAGTCTTCGAGCATTGTCCGGACCCGGGATTGGTGATGGCCGAGATATACCGGGTCCTCCGGCCCGGAGGAATTCTTTTTTTTACCGTGCCCTTCCTGTGGCCCCTGCACGAAATTCCTCACGACGAGTACCGCTATACACCCTTCGCCCTGGAGCGCCTGCTGACCGCAGAAGGCTTTTCGTCCCTGCGTTTGTCCGCCATGGGGGGCTGGGATGCAAGCCTTGCACAGATGATGGGGCTTTGGGCGAGGCGAAGAGGACTTAGAAGACCCATTCGTGTATTGATTAGTTTCCTATTTTTGCCTGTCATGCGACTGCTGCTGAGACTGGATCGTCCCCCCCAGACATTTGACGATGGGTATATGATCACCGGGATCGCAGGTACCGCGTTGAGGTAA
- a CDS encoding glycosyltransferase family 4 protein has protein sequence MNRKMDTTPRLRSVYFTHYTSLYGANRSLLNLLEGLSREKDMELVLVAPEEGPVLQKARGLNVKCIVLPFFNEIFDASWKRKLHTIGDLYKFLYNWGLVFRHFWTIKGKGKTMIHTNSSVTFIGAYFAFFLRVDHIWHIREFAWDDYGLQYNFGRKYFEFWLKRASAVVSVSKAVRDKRVSSVKLPFEQVVYNGVVFEKHLSYLESRQKIVNGKTTFAIVGGVVAPKNILEALEAFALVRMDFKNTRLLVVGDGQDYDYMKLLKGFVSDTGLGADIQFTGFVEDMSSIYEKIDVLLMCSHNEALGRVTIEAMSYGIPVIGYNAGGTREIIVDHHNGLFYEGGSVELSEKMKWLLTERGLGDKMRKNCIQSVREHFTIERYMSNIYNIYSVLNR, from the coding sequence ATGAATCGCAAAATGGACACGACCCCCAGGCTCAGAAGTGTCTACTTCACGCACTATACTTCCCTTTACGGGGCAAACAGGTCTTTATTGAACCTGTTGGAAGGCCTGTCCAGGGAGAAGGATATGGAGCTGGTGTTGGTAGCGCCCGAGGAAGGCCCCGTTTTGCAAAAAGCAAGGGGGTTAAATGTTAAATGCATTGTCCTGCCGTTCTTCAACGAGATATTTGACGCCAGTTGGAAAAGGAAGCTCCACACCATAGGAGACCTTTATAAATTTTTGTATAACTGGGGGTTGGTATTTCGTCACTTTTGGACCATCAAAGGCAAGGGGAAAACCATGATCCACACCAATTCTTCGGTGACATTTATCGGCGCTTATTTCGCCTTTTTTCTACGCGTGGATCATATATGGCATATCAGGGAGTTTGCCTGGGATGACTACGGTCTCCAGTATAATTTTGGAAGGAAATATTTCGAATTTTGGTTAAAGCGCGCATCTGCTGTGGTGAGTGTCAGTAAGGCGGTCCGCGATAAAAGGGTCAGCAGTGTAAAGTTGCCGTTTGAACAGGTCGTATATAACGGCGTGGTTTTTGAAAAACACCTGTCTTACCTGGAAAGTCGCCAGAAGATCGTGAATGGCAAAACGACGTTCGCCATCGTCGGTGGGGTCGTGGCCCCCAAGAACATTCTGGAGGCACTGGAGGCGTTTGCACTGGTTCGCATGGATTTCAAGAATACGCGTCTGCTGGTCGTCGGTGATGGCCAAGACTATGACTACATGAAATTGCTAAAAGGATTTGTCAGTGATACTGGGCTGGGGGCGGATATTCAATTCACCGGTTTTGTAGAAGACATGTCCTCGATTTATGAAAAAATCGATGTGCTCCTCATGTGTTCCCACAACGAGGCATTGGGACGGGTTACCATTGAAGCGATGAGTTACGGTATTCCGGTCATCGGCTATAATGCCGGGGGGACCAGAGAGATCATTGTTGACCATCATAACGGCCTTTTCTACGAGGGGGGTTCTGTGGAGCTATCCGAAAAAATGAAATGGTTACTTACAGAACGCGGGTTGGGCGATAAAATGCGTAAGAATTGTATTCAATCGGTCCGGGAGCATTTCACGATAGAGCGATATATGTCAAATATATATAATATATATTCGGTATTAAACAGATAA
- a CDS encoding polysaccharide biosynthesis protein has protein sequence MNPISYLRFMPRWVIFFIDLFLTGNALVLAYLLRYNFKTELIDGNDFTRGVSYGLIVYGVCFLAFRSYAGIIRHTNTQDAVRIWLTSTIAALLLYVSNTATEHFYPPFLLMPASVIIINYFTVFLLLSGYRLLIKEIFAYAPRFASKKENVVIFGAGDLGLTTLRVITQERLHPWRVVAFVDDNPKKAQKKLDGIDIFPTHQLPQLIKRYQARQVIMAVQDLSMKRRGEVIDLSLENGAKASAVPSVKEWLNGTFQVHQIQNIKIEDLLEREPIQLDDEEIGRQIRNKRILVTGAAGSIGSEIVRQLARYSPHVLILVDQAESPLNDLGLQLREEFDGLSFRTFIGSVTDKLRMEYIFENFSPDLVYHAAAFKHVPMMEDHPREAVINNVMGTKVIADLSVQYGVDKFVMVSTDKAVNPTNIMGASKRLAEMYTQSYSKSLAAQPDAKNKTRFITTRFGNVLGSNGSVIPRFKAQIEKGGPVTVTHPDITRYFMTISEACQLVLEASAMGKGGEIFVFDMGKSVRIADMARKMIVLAGLEPDRDIEIKFTGLRPGEKLYEEVLSAVEPTRPTYNPKIMIAETREYDFEIVQEYTLSLIESAMFESDWKTVRWMKRMIPEFVSNNSKFERLDAQLKSERAVLTERLNIPQQNIPQQ, from the coding sequence ATGAACCCGATTTCGTACCTGCGCTTTATGCCCAGATGGGTCATATTCTTTATTGACCTTTTTCTTACGGGCAATGCTCTGGTGCTCGCTTACCTTCTGCGCTACAATTTCAAAACGGAATTGATCGATGGCAACGACTTTACCCGCGGGGTCTCCTACGGGCTGATTGTCTACGGTGTCTGTTTCCTGGCCTTCCGCTCCTATGCCGGTATCATACGGCATACCAACACCCAGGACGCGGTGCGGATCTGGCTGACGTCCACCATCGCCGCCCTTTTGTTGTATGTGTCCAACACGGCAACTGAGCACTTTTACCCCCCCTTTCTGTTGATGCCCGCTTCGGTGATCATCATCAATTACTTCACCGTCTTCCTGTTGCTTTCGGGCTACCGTTTGCTGATCAAGGAGATATTTGCCTACGCCCCCCGTTTTGCCAGTAAAAAGGAAAACGTGGTCATTTTCGGCGCAGGGGACCTGGGATTGACCACCCTCCGGGTGATTACCCAGGAACGCCTGCATCCCTGGAGGGTGGTCGCTTTTGTGGACGACAACCCCAAAAAGGCGCAAAAGAAGCTGGACGGGATCGATATTTTCCCTACCCACCAACTGCCCCAGCTGATCAAAAGGTACCAGGCCCGCCAGGTCATCATGGCTGTTCAGGACCTGAGTATGAAACGCCGGGGCGAGGTGATCGACCTGTCCCTGGAAAACGGGGCGAAGGCGTCGGCCGTGCCCAGCGTCAAAGAATGGCTCAACGGCACCTTCCAGGTACACCAGATCCAAAACATCAAGATCGAGGATCTGCTGGAACGGGAGCCTATACAACTCGACGACGAGGAAATCGGCCGCCAGATACGGAACAAACGCATCCTGGTGACCGGCGCCGCCGGGTCCATCGGCAGCGAGATCGTCCGTCAGCTGGCGCGCTATTCCCCCCACGTGCTCATCTTAGTGGACCAGGCCGAATCCCCTCTCAACGACCTGGGACTCCAGCTCCGGGAAGAATTCGACGGGCTGAGTTTCCGGACGTTTATCGGGTCTGTGACCGACAAGCTCCGGATGGAATATATTTTTGAAAATTTCAGTCCCGACCTGGTGTACCACGCCGCTGCTTTCAAACACGTTCCCATGATGGAAGATCATCCCCGGGAAGCCGTGATTAATAATGTCATGGGAACAAAAGTGATCGCCGATCTTTCCGTTCAATACGGCGTGGACAAGTTCGTCATGGTGTCCACCGACAAAGCGGTCAATCCCACCAACATCATGGGTGCGTCCAAGCGCCTCGCGGAAATGTATACCCAGTCCTACAGCAAAAGCCTTGCGGCCCAGCCCGACGCGAAAAACAAAACCCGTTTTATCACAACCCGTTTTGGGAACGTTTTGGGCTCCAACGGCTCCGTCATCCCCCGTTTCAAGGCCCAGATAGAAAAGGGCGGACCTGTTACCGTCACCCATCCCGACATCACCCGGTATTTCATGACTATTTCCGAGGCCTGCCAGCTCGTCCTGGAAGCATCGGCCATGGGCAAGGGCGGTGAGATCTTTGTGTTTGACATGGGCAAGTCCGTCCGGATCGCCGATATGGCCCGCAAAATGATTGTGCTGGCCGGGCTGGAGCCCGACCGCGACATTGAGATCAAGTTCACCGGTCTGCGACCCGGCGAGAAACTCTATGAGGAAGTCTTGAGCGCTGTGGAGCCCACCAGGCCCACCTATAACCCAAAGATCATGATCGCGGAAACCCGGGAATACGACTTCGAGATTGTCCAGGAGTATACCCTCTCCCTGATCGAGTCGGCCATGTTCGAAAGCGACTGGAAGACCGTCCGGTGGATGAAAAGGATGATCCCGGAATTCGTCAGCAACAATTCCAAGTTCGAACGGCTGGATGCGCAGCTGAAGAGTGAACGGGCCGTGCTGACAGAAAGATTGAATATCCCCCAGCAAAATATCCCCCAGCAATAG
- a CDS encoding lipopolysaccharide biosynthesis protein, whose translation MSVGKNEISLKEIILRVGEWVRYLVSKWLILLIAGIAGGGIGLAYAFLKQPTYTGALTFVLSNESRAGGLSSIAGQFGIDIGSEGENSGAFEGENITQLLKSERIIRGAIFKTVPPRGTLLINLIGEKSGLFRRWMQNERVSGLIPFSADTTVPIQDSLISVLHGYIMKNYLDISKPDKKLSFYLVSATTPDEDISIYLTRYLVEEAAHLYIETKTATAKANLDMLQHEADSLRIKLEGAIYSTANKVDNTFNLNPALQVQRAPVQQHQIQSQVLGTAYGEVIRNLEIAKITLQKEMPLYQIIDEPRTPLVRMKFGKLKGIILGGLIAGILCAIVLLVANSFKEMMKSSANI comes from the coding sequence ATGTCCGTGGGTAAAAATGAAATATCGTTAAAGGAAATCATCCTGAGGGTTGGAGAGTGGGTTCGTTACCTGGTGTCGAAATGGTTGATCCTGTTGATTGCCGGCATTGCGGGTGGAGGGATCGGCTTGGCGTATGCGTTTTTGAAGCAACCGACGTATACAGGGGCGCTGACTTTTGTATTGTCCAACGAGAGCCGGGCCGGTGGGCTGAGCAGTATTGCGGGTCAATTCGGCATTGATATCGGTTCGGAGGGGGAGAACAGCGGCGCCTTCGAGGGGGAGAATATCACCCAATTGTTAAAATCCGAGCGGATTATTCGGGGCGCTATTTTCAAAACCGTTCCACCCAGGGGGACGCTGCTGATCAACCTGATTGGCGAAAAATCGGGTTTATTCAGACGCTGGATGCAAAATGAACGTGTCTCCGGACTGATCCCTTTTTCGGCAGACACGACGGTGCCCATTCAAGATAGCTTGATCTCCGTCCTTCACGGTTATATCATGAAGAATTACCTCGATATATCAAAGCCCGACAAAAAGCTGAGCTTTTATTTGGTCAGCGCGACTACGCCGGACGAGGATATTTCCATATACCTGACCCGCTATCTCGTAGAGGAAGCGGCTCATTTATATATTGAGACAAAAACAGCAACCGCCAAGGCCAATTTGGACATGTTACAGCACGAGGCAGACAGCCTGAGGATTAAATTAGAGGGAGCGATCTACAGCACGGCTAACAAGGTTGACAATACCTTCAACCTGAACCCCGCATTACAGGTACAACGTGCGCCTGTGCAGCAACATCAGATTCAGTCCCAAGTGCTGGGCACTGCGTATGGGGAAGTCATAAGAAACCTTGAAATCGCCAAGATTACGCTTCAGAAAGAAATGCCGCTGTATCAAATTATAGATGAGCCAAGGACGCCCTTGGTCAGGATGAAGTTTGGAAAATTAAAGGGTATTATCCTGGGCGGGTTGATAGCGGGGATTCTTTGCGCTATCGTTTTGTTGGTCGCCAATTCGTTCAAAGAAATGATGAAATCCAGTGCAAATATCTAA
- a CDS encoding MOP flippase family protein, translating to MLKEKALKGVRWTSLSAVISVGIQTLQLMVVTRFLSPRDFGLMALASVVIGFSQLFIDLGVSNAIIHRQDISHPQLSSLFWFNVIMGSTVFALVVLAAPAICRFYDQPALRPVLYLVSFSFILQSFEQQFYALLKKELHFDAIAKRDIFAKVVGMFVAIVCAMRGWGVYALVWAQLSYALVSVLLLTSAGLKHHRPGLHFRWSDIKPFLHFGLYQTGEGICNYFNSQIDVLVVGRILGVTELGIYNVAKTIAFRPFQMINPVVTQVSFPVMAKAQNDLPRLKAIYLKGLNYLCSVNFPVYVFLIAFADPLVRVLFGAKWGPAAPILEILSLYTMTRSIFNPIGSLMLARGMVRKTFWWNVAMLCLVPVAVFVGARFSLWAVGLALTLLQILLILPAWRWLIYPGCQATLGEYLGALLRPLLVALVAGLALYACSLANLPHPLAKLALGGVAMIGLAGLVNRWLNRPFYGEVSLMVRDAAGKLKIRFN from the coding sequence ATGTTAAAAGAGAAGGCGCTAAAGGGGGTCAGGTGGACGTCATTGTCTGCGGTTATAAGCGTGGGTATTCAGACATTGCAGTTGATGGTCGTCACCCGGTTCCTGAGCCCGCGGGATTTCGGATTGATGGCGCTGGCGTCCGTCGTCATCGGGTTTTCCCAGTTGTTCATTGACTTGGGGGTATCCAATGCGATCATACACCGCCAGGATATTTCGCACCCTCAGCTCAGCAGCCTTTTCTGGTTCAATGTCATTATGGGATCGACGGTATTTGCCCTGGTGGTCCTGGCTGCGCCGGCCATCTGCCGTTTTTACGATCAGCCTGCCTTACGGCCCGTCCTCTACCTGGTTTCCTTTTCGTTTATCCTGCAATCCTTCGAGCAACAGTTTTATGCGCTCCTGAAAAAGGAGCTTCATTTCGACGCCATCGCCAAGCGGGATATTTTCGCAAAAGTGGTGGGGATGTTCGTGGCGATTGTCTGCGCCATGCGCGGGTGGGGCGTTTATGCCTTGGTTTGGGCACAACTTTCCTACGCCCTTGTATCCGTTCTCCTGCTCACCAGCGCCGGTTTGAAACACCACCGGCCGGGTTTGCATTTCCGTTGGAGCGACATAAAACCATTCCTGCATTTCGGGTTGTACCAGACGGGGGAGGGTATTTGTAACTATTTCAATTCCCAAATAGACGTCCTGGTCGTCGGCAGGATATTGGGCGTCACTGAACTCGGCATCTACAACGTTGCCAAAACCATCGCCTTCCGCCCTTTTCAAATGATCAACCCGGTGGTGACCCAGGTGTCGTTCCCGGTCATGGCCAAGGCCCAAAATGACCTTCCCCGTCTCAAGGCGATCTACCTGAAGGGGCTGAATTATCTCTGTTCCGTCAACTTCCCCGTGTATGTTTTTCTGATCGCTTTCGCAGATCCCCTGGTCAGGGTTTTGTTTGGCGCTAAATGGGGTCCGGCGGCGCCGATCCTGGAAATCCTGTCCCTGTATACGATGACAAGGTCTATCTTTAATCCGATCGGCTCCCTGATGCTGGCCCGGGGCATGGTCAGAAAGACGTTCTGGTGGAATGTTGCCATGTTGTGCCTGGTTCCGGTGGCGGTCTTTGTGGGGGCGCGGTTTTCCCTTTGGGCGGTAGGATTGGCGCTGACGTTGCTGCAAATTTTATTGATCCTACCGGCCTGGCGATGGTTGATATACCCAGGCTGCCAGGCCACCCTTGGCGAGTACCTGGGCGCCCTTTTGCGGCCTCTTCTGGTGGCTTTGGTGGCGGGATTGGCGTTGTACGCCTGTAGCCTGGCGAACCTGCCTCACCCGCTGGCCAAACTGGCGTTGGGCGGTGTGGCGATGATCGGTTTGGCCGGTCTTGTCAACCGGTGGCTCAACAGGCCATTTTATGGGGAAGTGTCCCTGATGGTCCGGGATGCCGCGGGAAAACTTAAAATAAGATTCAATTGA
- a CDS encoding sugar 3,4-ketoisomerase, whose protein sequence is MQISNVQLINLPKVFDERGNLSFLEANKHIPFEIKRSYWIYDVPGGEQRGGHAYITTEEFIVALSGSFDVLIDDGRNKQRISLNRSYYGLYIPKGIWRSMENFSTNSLAFIVASTVYSEHDYQRDYSQFLMLNNASQES, encoded by the coding sequence GTGCAAATATCTAATGTTCAACTTATAAATCTGCCAAAGGTTTTTGATGAACGGGGCAACCTTTCGTTTTTGGAAGCCAATAAGCATATCCCGTTCGAAATAAAGCGGTCTTACTGGATTTACGACGTTCCTGGCGGGGAACAGCGGGGCGGACATGCGTACATAACTACGGAAGAATTCATTGTAGCGCTGTCCGGTAGTTTTGACGTACTGATCGACGATGGGCGCAATAAACAAAGGATAAGCCTGAACCGATCATACTACGGGTTGTACATACCCAAAGGAATCTGGAGATCGATGGAGAATTTTTCTACCAATTCCCTCGCTTTTATCGTGGCTTCGACGGTGTATAGCGAGCATGACTATCAGCGCGATTATTCTCAATTTTTAATGTTGAATAATGCATCCCAGGAATCCTAG
- a CDS encoding SLBB domain-containing protein: MCISSVRLHAQQLPSNINIATQNVDELSDQQIQQLWEKAQQNGLSVDDIVQQAQAKGMPADQAAKLRDRLAQISQGNGQPQGDNIQAGEAIYSRKYGYVPRTPDDSLKILENQKHEAIRARIFGASLFSNANLTFEPNLNIATPGNYVIGPGDQLTLDIFGYSEKSSRLTVTPEGNINVPNIGPVVVSGLTIDEARDRLTHRLETIYPGIASGNTHVQLLLGNIRSIRVIVIGEIMRPGTYTLPSLATVANALYVSGGPNVNGSFRDIQVIRGGKPIVTFDLYDFLVHGTLANNVLLREQDIIKVNPYQVRVELSGEVKHPAIFEAKPGETLGDMITYAGGYTANAYKGFIRAVRINDQEREILTVPADSARAYSLRSGDIFYVDSILNRFSNRVVISGSVFHPGPFALEPGMTAKDLISKAAGLKEDAFMSRGLIKRLRADYSPEILNFNVRDVESGTVSVPLQREDSIFIYSKFKIREPYYVIVAGEVNHPDTIPYADSMRLGDVILLAGGLKDAASLNQIEVGRRIRSQQYSPADTNLAIVQRFSIQSDMSENPAAASFSVEPFDRIMVRHAPGYHEQIIVSVEGEVTYPGSYVIDSRNERLSNLIRKAGGLKPVAFSEGALLLRQGNQDGATAIFEQNKLDVFRDANKGNDSAELAKVLRAKNETANVQLVGINLDKALQSPGSKYDLLLEEQDIIEVPKKLETVTLYGEIFYPKQVRFDKRFRFKDFIGQGGGFTPKALRRRSYVVYPNGEVSSTTKILFFNHYPRVKPGSEIFVPARKERKGLDTTSIVGIVTAVATVAALMITVLK; this comes from the coding sequence ATGTGCATCAGTTCGGTCCGGCTTCACGCGCAACAGCTTCCCTCTAATATAAATATCGCCACCCAAAACGTCGACGAGCTTAGCGACCAGCAGATCCAGCAACTTTGGGAAAAAGCCCAGCAGAATGGGTTGAGTGTGGACGACATAGTACAACAAGCCCAGGCCAAGGGTATGCCTGCTGATCAGGCGGCCAAATTGAGGGACCGGTTGGCCCAGATAAGTCAGGGGAATGGACAGCCGCAAGGGGATAACATCCAGGCCGGCGAAGCCATTTATAGCCGAAAATATGGATACGTGCCCAGGACGCCGGATGATTCCCTCAAAATACTCGAAAACCAAAAGCACGAGGCCATCCGCGCCCGGATATTCGGCGCGAGTCTTTTTTCTAACGCCAACCTCACTTTTGAACCCAACCTGAATATCGCCACTCCGGGGAATTATGTCATAGGCCCGGGGGACCAATTGACCCTGGACATCTTTGGTTATTCTGAAAAAAGCAGCCGTTTGACCGTCACTCCTGAAGGCAATATCAACGTCCCCAACATCGGTCCGGTGGTGGTCAGCGGATTGACCATTGACGAAGCGCGGGATCGTCTTACACACCGTCTGGAAACCATCTATCCGGGGATTGCCTCCGGGAACACACACGTCCAGTTATTGCTTGGTAATATCCGGAGTATCCGGGTCATCGTCATCGGTGAGATTATGCGACCAGGGACCTATACGCTCCCTTCCCTGGCCACTGTAGCCAACGCCCTGTATGTATCGGGGGGCCCCAACGTCAACGGTTCATTCCGCGACATTCAGGTGATTCGGGGCGGGAAACCCATCGTTACCTTTGATCTGTACGATTTCCTCGTTCACGGTACATTGGCGAATAATGTGTTGCTCAGGGAGCAGGATATTATCAAGGTCAATCCCTACCAGGTCCGGGTAGAGTTGTCCGGGGAGGTAAAACACCCCGCGATTTTCGAAGCCAAGCCGGGGGAAACATTGGGGGATATGATTACCTATGCCGGAGGGTATACCGCCAATGCCTACAAAGGCTTTATCCGGGCCGTCCGAATCAACGACCAAGAACGGGAAATCCTTACCGTGCCTGCGGATTCCGCACGGGCTTATTCGTTGCGCTCCGGGGATATTTTTTATGTGGATTCCATCCTCAACCGGTTCTCCAACAGGGTAGTTATCAGCGGTTCGGTGTTTCATCCCGGGCCTTTTGCCCTGGAACCTGGTATGACGGCGAAAGACCTGATCTCCAAGGCCGCCGGGCTGAAGGAGGATGCATTTATGAGTAGGGGGCTTATTAAAAGGCTGAGGGCCGACTATTCTCCGGAGATATTGAATTTTAATGTACGAGATGTGGAGTCGGGCACAGTATCCGTCCCCCTTCAAAGGGAGGACAGCATATTTATCTATTCTAAGTTTAAGATCAGGGAACCCTACTATGTCATCGTAGCAGGGGAAGTGAATCACCCCGACACCATACCCTATGCCGACAGCATGCGTCTAGGAGATGTGATTTTGCTGGCCGGTGGATTGAAGGACGCAGCTTCCCTCAATCAGATCGAGGTCGGCCGGCGCATCCGCTCCCAGCAATATAGCCCCGCGGACACCAACCTGGCCATCGTGCAGCGCTTTTCAATCCAAAGCGACATGAGCGAAAACCCCGCAGCCGCTTCATTTTCGGTGGAGCCCTTTGACCGTATTATGGTGCGTCACGCCCCTGGTTATCACGAACAGATCATCGTGTCGGTGGAAGGTGAGGTCACCTATCCCGGTTCCTACGTCATCGATTCAAGGAATGAGCGGTTGAGCAACCTGATCCGCAAAGCCGGTGGACTGAAACCTGTCGCTTTTTCCGAGGGCGCGTTGTTGTTAAGACAGGGCAACCAGGACGGTGCGACCGCCATTTTCGAGCAGAACAAACTCGACGTATTCCGGGATGCAAACAAGGGAAATGATTCGGCAGAATTAGCAAAAGTATTAAGGGCAAAAAATGAAACGGCCAATGTTCAACTGGTGGGCATCAACCTGGACAAGGCCCTCCAGTCGCCGGGATCCAAGTATGACCTTTTGCTGGAAGAGCAGGACATCATAGAAGTTCCCAAGAAGTTGGAAACCGTCACCCTTTATGGTGAAATATTTTATCCGAAACAAGTGCGCTTTGACAAACGGTTTAGGTTTAAGGATTTTATAGGTCAAGGGGGCGGATTTACACCCAAAGCCCTTCGGCGAAGGAGCTATGTTGTATATCCGAATGGGGAAGTGTCCAGCACCACCAAAATATTGTTCTTCAATCATTATCCCAGGGTGAAGCCTGGTTCGGAGATATTTGTGCCAGCCAGAAAAGAACGTAAAGGCCTCGATACGACTTCCATCGTGGGGATCGTAACTGCGGTAGCCACGGTGGCGGCGCTGATGATCACGGTTCTGAAATGA